The following proteins are co-located in the Ailuropoda melanoleuca isolate Jingjing chromosome 13, ASM200744v2, whole genome shotgun sequence genome:
- the SNX11 gene encoding sorting nexin-11 isoform X3, which produces MGFWCRMLENQEQEEAITVRVQDPRVQNEGSWNSYVDYKIFLHTNSKAFTAKTSCVRRRYREFVWLRKQLQKNAGLVPVPELPGKSTFFGSSDEFIEKRRQGLQHFLEKVLQSVVLLSDSQLHLFLQSQLSVPEIEACVQGRSPMTVSDAILHYAMSNCGWVQEERQGSSHLAKGDQPKSCCFLPRSGRRSSPSPPPREEKDHFEVWAPVVDAEAPALESPPLPPSPSPSCCDFARPDEGTSAPPVRRAVGGDRAVPLDPGQLEMVLEK; this is translated from the exons ATGGGCTTTTGGTGTAGGATGTTGGAGAACCAAGAGCAGGAG GAGGCGATCACCGTGCGTGTTCAGGACCCCCGCGTGCAGAATGAGGGCTCCTGGAACTCTTATGTGGATTATAAGATATTTCTCCAC ACCAACAGCAAGGCCTTTACTGCCAAGACGTCCTGTGTGCGTCGCCGCTACCGTGAGTTCGTGTGGCTGAGAAAGCAGCTACAGAAAAATGCTGGTTTGGT GCCTGTACCTGAACTTCCTGGGAAGTCAACCTTCTTTGGCAGCTCAGATGAGTTCATTGAGAAGCGGCGACAAGGTCTGCAGCACTTCCTGGAAAA GGTCCTGCAGAGTGTGGTCCTCCTGTCAGACAGCCAGTTACACCTCTTTCTGCAAAGCCAGCTCTCGGTGCCCGAGATAGAAGCCTGTGTCCAGGGCCGAAGCCCCATGACCGTTTCTGATGCCATTCTTCACTACGCTATGTCAAACTGTGGCTGGGtacaggaagagaggcagggctCTTCTCACCTGGCTAAAGGAGACCAGCCGAAGAG TTGCTGCTTTCTTCCAAGATCGGGCAGGAGGAGCTCTCCCTCACCACCTCCCAGGGAAGAAAAGGACCATTTCGAGGTGTGGGCTCCCGTTGTTGACGCTGAAGCTCCTGCCTTGGAaagcccccctctccccccctccccctcaccatCATGCTGTGATTTTGCAAGACCTGACGAGGGAACCTCCGCTCCTCCCGTGAggagggctgtgggaggggaccGTGCTGTGCCTTTGGACCCTGGGCAGTTAGAAATGGTTTTAGAAAAATGA
- the SNX11 gene encoding sorting nexin-11 isoform X1 produces MGVGGAWWALNRQEGAVSGSLAEACCVPTGPLLSPAVLTHKGLTARLTCAGCLRCFLPMGFWCRMLENQEQEEAITVRVQDPRVQNEGSWNSYVDYKIFLHTNSKAFTAKTSCVRRRYREFVWLRKQLQKNAGLVPVPELPGKSTFFGSSDEFIEKRRQGLQHFLEKVLQSVVLLSDSQLHLFLQSQLSVPEIEACVQGRSPMTVSDAILHYAMSNCGWVQEERQGSSHLAKGDQPKSCCFLPRSGRRSSPSPPPREEKDHFEVWAPVVDAEAPALESPPLPPSPSPSCCDFARPDEGTSAPPVRRAVGGDRAVPLDPGQLEMVLEK; encoded by the exons ATGGGTGTTGGTGGGGCTTGGTGGGCTCTGAACCGCCAGGAGGGGGCGGTGTCAGGCTCACTTGCAGAGGCGTGTTGTGTGCCCACAGGACCGCTGCTCTCACCTGCCGTCCTCACGCACAAAGGTTTGACGGCCAGACTCACCTGTGCTGGCTGCCTGAG ATGTTTTCTTCCAATGGGCTTTTGGTGTAGGATGTTGGAGAACCAAGAGCAGGAG GAGGCGATCACCGTGCGTGTTCAGGACCCCCGCGTGCAGAATGAGGGCTCCTGGAACTCTTATGTGGATTATAAGATATTTCTCCAC ACCAACAGCAAGGCCTTTACTGCCAAGACGTCCTGTGTGCGTCGCCGCTACCGTGAGTTCGTGTGGCTGAGAAAGCAGCTACAGAAAAATGCTGGTTTGGT GCCTGTACCTGAACTTCCTGGGAAGTCAACCTTCTTTGGCAGCTCAGATGAGTTCATTGAGAAGCGGCGACAAGGTCTGCAGCACTTCCTGGAAAA GGTCCTGCAGAGTGTGGTCCTCCTGTCAGACAGCCAGTTACACCTCTTTCTGCAAAGCCAGCTCTCGGTGCCCGAGATAGAAGCCTGTGTCCAGGGCCGAAGCCCCATGACCGTTTCTGATGCCATTCTTCACTACGCTATGTCAAACTGTGGCTGGGtacaggaagagaggcagggctCTTCTCACCTGGCTAAAGGAGACCAGCCGAAGAG TTGCTGCTTTCTTCCAAGATCGGGCAGGAGGAGCTCTCCCTCACCACCTCCCAGGGAAGAAAAGGACCATTTCGAGGTGTGGGCTCCCGTTGTTGACGCTGAAGCTCCTGCCTTGGAaagcccccctctccccccctccccctcaccatCATGCTGTGATTTTGCAAGACCTGACGAGGGAACCTCCGCTCCTCCCGTGAggagggctgtgggaggggaccGTGCTGTGCCTTTGGACCCTGGGCAGTTAGAAATGGTTTTAGAAAAATGA
- the SNX11 gene encoding sorting nexin-11 isoform X2, whose product MVRRWRCSCGEWVLLSGPLLSPAVLTHKGLTARLTCAGCLRCFLPMGFWCRMLENQEQEEAITVRVQDPRVQNEGSWNSYVDYKIFLHTNSKAFTAKTSCVRRRYREFVWLRKQLQKNAGLVPVPELPGKSTFFGSSDEFIEKRRQGLQHFLEKVLQSVVLLSDSQLHLFLQSQLSVPEIEACVQGRSPMTVSDAILHYAMSNCGWVQEERQGSSHLAKGDQPKSCCFLPRSGRRSSPSPPPREEKDHFEVWAPVVDAEAPALESPPLPPSPSPSCCDFARPDEGTSAPPVRRAVGGDRAVPLDPGQLEMVLEK is encoded by the exons GACCGCTGCTCTCACCTGCCGTCCTCACGCACAAAGGTTTGACGGCCAGACTCACCTGTGCTGGCTGCCTGAG ATGTTTTCTTCCAATGGGCTTTTGGTGTAGGATGTTGGAGAACCAAGAGCAGGAG GAGGCGATCACCGTGCGTGTTCAGGACCCCCGCGTGCAGAATGAGGGCTCCTGGAACTCTTATGTGGATTATAAGATATTTCTCCAC ACCAACAGCAAGGCCTTTACTGCCAAGACGTCCTGTGTGCGTCGCCGCTACCGTGAGTTCGTGTGGCTGAGAAAGCAGCTACAGAAAAATGCTGGTTTGGT GCCTGTACCTGAACTTCCTGGGAAGTCAACCTTCTTTGGCAGCTCAGATGAGTTCATTGAGAAGCGGCGACAAGGTCTGCAGCACTTCCTGGAAAA GGTCCTGCAGAGTGTGGTCCTCCTGTCAGACAGCCAGTTACACCTCTTTCTGCAAAGCCAGCTCTCGGTGCCCGAGATAGAAGCCTGTGTCCAGGGCCGAAGCCCCATGACCGTTTCTGATGCCATTCTTCACTACGCTATGTCAAACTGTGGCTGGGtacaggaagagaggcagggctCTTCTCACCTGGCTAAAGGAGACCAGCCGAAGAG TTGCTGCTTTCTTCCAAGATCGGGCAGGAGGAGCTCTCCCTCACCACCTCCCAGGGAAGAAAAGGACCATTTCGAGGTGTGGGCTCCCGTTGTTGACGCTGAAGCTCCTGCCTTGGAaagcccccctctccccccctccccctcaccatCATGCTGTGATTTTGCAAGACCTGACGAGGGAACCTCCGCTCCTCCCGTGAggagggctgtgggaggggaccGTGCTGTGCCTTTGGACCCTGGGCAGTTAGAAATGGTTTTAGAAAAATGA